The following proteins come from a genomic window of Streptomyces sp. Sge12:
- a CDS encoding HAD family acid phosphatase, producing the protein MRSIRRTRVPRTTAAAVAAAAAVLTLVPATAAQAAPAPAPAPVSSAAPAASAPGGNAAILGIDYATWQRDVAAVIDAARPAIEARIAASPAGEKPALVLDIDNTSLETDFHWFWTFPTPAISKVRALTQYAHARGVAVFFVTARPGIIQSLTEHNLKAVGYPVTGLYVRDLPDLFDEVSAYKTGKRAEIEARGYTIIANIGNSATDLVGGHAERTVKLPDYGGKLS; encoded by the coding sequence ATGCGCAGCATCCGCCGCACCCGTGTGCCCCGAACCACCGCCGCAGCAGTGGCCGCGGCCGCCGCCGTCCTGACGCTGGTTCCGGCCACCGCCGCCCAGGCCGCGCCCGCCCCGGCGCCCGCGCCGGTATCCTCCGCCGCCCCGGCCGCCTCCGCGCCCGGGGGCAACGCGGCGATCCTCGGCATCGACTACGCGACCTGGCAGCGGGACGTCGCCGCCGTCATCGACGCGGCCCGGCCCGCGATCGAGGCGCGCATCGCCGCCTCGCCCGCCGGCGAGAAGCCCGCCCTCGTCCTCGACATCGACAACACCTCGCTGGAGACGGACTTCCACTGGTTCTGGACCTTCCCGACCCCCGCGATCTCCAAGGTCCGCGCGCTGACCCAGTACGCGCACGCGCGCGGCGTGGCGGTCTTCTTCGTGACCGCCCGCCCCGGGATCATCCAGTCCCTGACCGAGCACAACCTCAAGGCGGTCGGCTATCCGGTCACCGGGCTCTACGTCCGTGACCTGCCCGACCTGTTCGACGAGGTCAGCGCCTACAAGACGGGCAAGCGCGCGGAGATCGAGGCCCGCGGCTACACGATCATCGCGAACATCGGGAACAGCGCGACCGACCTCGTCGGCGGTCACGCGGAGCGCACCGTCAAGCTGCCGGACTACGGCGGCAAGCTCTCCTGA
- a CDS encoding VOC family protein: protein MTITPSPQKITTFLMFEGRAEEAMTFYLSLFDDAEVLGISRYGADESGPGAGEEGTVRHAAFSLAGQTFMCIDSPAKHEFGFTPAVSLYVQCDSEAEIERLYGALAEQGTELMPLGSYGFSTRFGWVNDRFGVSWQLNLPGGAEPGQ, encoded by the coding sequence CTGATGTTCGAGGGGCGGGCCGAGGAGGCGATGACCTTCTACCTCTCGCTGTTCGACGACGCCGAGGTGCTGGGCATCAGCCGCTACGGCGCCGACGAGAGCGGACCCGGGGCCGGGGAGGAGGGGACCGTGCGCCACGCCGCCTTCTCCCTGGCCGGGCAGACGTTCATGTGCATCGACAGCCCGGCCAAGCACGAGTTCGGCTTCACGCCCGCAGTGTCGCTCTACGTCCAGTGCGACAGCGAGGCCGAGATCGAGCGCCTCTACGGGGCCCTCGCCGAGCAGGGCACGGAGCTGATGCCGCTCGGCTCGTACGGGTTCAGTACCCGCTTCGGCTGGGTGAACGACCGCTTCGGCGTCTCGTGGCAGCTGAACCTGCCGGGCGGGGCCGAGCCGGGGCAGTAG